The Streptomyces sp. NBC_01255 genome window below encodes:
- a CDS encoding cytochrome P450 has translation MCDLLGIPDEDRAELASGPDLILSSGPGPENSRAAKAQIHGYITRLLDRRRAEPSDDLAGVLAESLAEGHVTTDEAVSLAMAILISGAHAVRNNSANMVYTLLTRPELLARLRAEPELLPQAVDELLRWIPHRNGVGLPRIATEDVEVGGVLIRAGEAVYASYLAANRDPEAFDDPHTLDFDREGIGHVSFGHGPHHCMGAMLTRMESEVMLSTLLRRYPELRLAGRPEDVVFQSKGLIRGPKELLVTW, from the coding sequence GTGTGCGATCTGCTCGGCATCCCGGACGAGGACCGGGCGGAACTGGCCTCCGGGCCCGACCTCATCCTGTCCTCCGGGCCCGGGCCGGAGAACAGCCGCGCGGCCAAGGCCCAGATCCACGGCTACATCACCCGGCTGCTCGACCGGCGGCGCGCGGAGCCCTCCGACGACCTGGCGGGGGTGCTCGCGGAGTCCCTCGCCGAGGGCCACGTCACCACCGACGAGGCCGTCTCGCTGGCCATGGCGATCCTGATCAGCGGCGCCCACGCCGTACGGAACAACAGCGCCAACATGGTCTACACGCTGCTCACCCGCCCGGAGCTGCTCGCCCGGCTGCGCGCCGAGCCGGAGCTGCTCCCGCAGGCCGTGGACGAACTGCTGCGCTGGATCCCGCACCGGAACGGCGTGGGGCTGCCGCGGATCGCCACGGAGGACGTCGAGGTCGGCGGGGTGCTGATCCGGGCGGGTGAGGCGGTCTACGCCTCCTACCTCGCCGCCAACCGGGACCCGGAGGCCTTCGACGACCCGCACACCCTCGACTTCGACCGCGAGGGCATCGGCCACGTCTCCTTCGGCCACGGCCCCCACCACTGCATGGGCGCGATGCTCACCCGCATGGAGTCCGAGGTGATGCTGTCGACGCTGCTCCGCCGCTATCCGGAGCTGCGGCTCGCGGGCCGCCCCGAGGACGTGGTGTTCCAGTCGAAGGGGCTGATCCGCGGCCCGAAGGAACTCCTCGTCACGTGGTGA
- a CDS encoding ABC transporter ATP-binding protein yields the protein MSLLEIKDLRVTYGSGAAAVPAVRGVDLTLEAGSKLGVAGESGCGKSTLALALLRLLPASARIEGEVLLDGEDVLAMSWGRLRAVRWAGASIVFQGAMHSLNAVHRIGDQIAEPLLVHGRSTPAAARRRVGELLEHVGLPAARAAAYPHELSGGQRQRVMIAMALACDPRLIVADEPTTALDVMIQAQILRLIEGLVAEQSISLLMISHDLAVLADTCDRLAVMYAGRVVEEGPARAVYEAAEHPYGRALSSAFPRIGDLASRRAPRGLPGDPPDPADLPGGCAFHPRCAVAVDACAAEDQELREAGAGRRAACVHVGSTS from the coding sequence TTGAGCCTGCTCGAGATCAAGGACCTGCGGGTGACGTACGGCTCCGGGGCCGCCGCCGTGCCCGCCGTACGCGGGGTCGACCTGACCCTGGAGGCGGGGAGCAAACTGGGCGTGGCGGGCGAGTCCGGCTGCGGCAAGTCGACGCTCGCGCTCGCCCTGCTGCGGCTGCTCCCGGCCTCGGCGCGGATCGAGGGCGAAGTCCTCCTCGACGGCGAGGACGTCCTCGCCATGTCGTGGGGCCGGCTGCGGGCCGTGCGGTGGGCGGGCGCGTCGATCGTCTTCCAGGGCGCGATGCACTCGCTCAACGCCGTCCACCGGATCGGGGACCAGATCGCCGAGCCGCTGCTCGTGCACGGCCGGTCGACCCCGGCGGCGGCCCGCAGACGTGTGGGCGAGCTGCTCGAACACGTCGGGCTGCCCGCCGCCCGCGCGGCCGCCTACCCGCACGAGCTGTCCGGCGGCCAGCGGCAGCGCGTGATGATCGCGATGGCGCTCGCCTGCGACCCGCGGCTGATCGTCGCGGACGAGCCGACGACCGCGCTCGACGTGATGATCCAGGCGCAGATCCTGCGGCTGATCGAGGGACTCGTCGCCGAGCAGTCCATCAGCCTCCTGATGATCAGCCACGACCTGGCCGTCCTCGCCGACACCTGCGACCGGCTGGCCGTGATGTACGCGGGGCGGGTCGTCGAGGAGGGCCCGGCGCGGGCCGTGTACGAGGCCGCCGAGCACCCGTACGGGCGGGCGCTGTCCTCGGCGTTCCCCCGGATCGGCGATCTCGCCTCCCGGCGGGCGCCGCGCGGCCTGCCGGGCGATCCGCCGGACCCGGCGGACCTGCCGGGCGGCTGCGCCTTCCATCCGCGCTGCGCGGTGGCCGTGGACGCCTGCGCGGCCGAGGACCAGGAACTGCGGGAGGCGGGCGCCGGACGCCGGGCCGCCTGCGTACACGTGGGGAGTACGTCATGA
- a CDS encoding ABC transporter substrate-binding protein: MVTKVPSRPAAPRRLLRLFLATGVAATALAAVPQAAQAAPSADGDSKSGGATLTVAVSQSIDSLSPFLAQKLTSTSIHRLAYEYLTNYDAKDARTVPGLATAWSPSADKLTWTYTIREDSKWSDGKPATAEDAAWTFNKMMTDPNAATANGSFTANFKKVTATDPKTLVIELKKPQATMTALDVPIVPKHVWEKVGDFSKFNNDQQFPIVGNGPFVITDFKVDQYIKLKPNKTFWRGAPKFDELVFKYYKDGDAAVAALQKGEVSFVPNLTPAQAAALKTQKDIKVNDAPGRRFFAIATNPGARSQDGKTFGNGHKALLDPAVRKALFLAVDRTTIVDKVFQGHAVEGEGYIPPRFGSYFWKPEATQKRAYDPAAASTVLDAAGYRKNADGKRVGKDGKALDFRILCHATDPNDKAIGKYLQEWWGELGIGLKVECLDSVSDPWVKGDYDLAFDGWSVNPDPDYVLSIHTCGTLPATPKDSGATDNFICDKEFDTLYAQQAVEYDAAKRADLVKRMQSRLYDTGYMNIMAYPNALEAYRTDQIKSITTMPEAAGNLWGQDGYWSWWSAVPTASASASGDEDGGSSTGLIIGIGAAAIVIVGVGVWAARRRRTTADDRE; this comes from the coding sequence ATGGTCACGAAGGTCCCTTCCCGTCCGGCCGCCCCCCGAAGACTCCTCCGGCTGTTTCTCGCCACGGGCGTCGCCGCCACCGCGCTCGCGGCCGTCCCCCAGGCCGCTCAGGCGGCGCCCTCCGCGGACGGCGACTCCAAGAGCGGCGGCGCCACCCTCACGGTGGCCGTCTCGCAGAGCATCGACTCGCTGAGCCCGTTCCTCGCCCAGAAGCTCACCTCGACCAGCATCCACCGGCTGGCGTACGAGTACCTCACCAACTACGACGCCAAGGACGCCCGGACGGTCCCGGGCCTGGCGACCGCGTGGTCGCCGTCGGCCGACAAGCTGACGTGGACGTACACGATCCGCGAGGACTCAAAGTGGTCCGACGGGAAGCCGGCCACGGCCGAGGACGCGGCCTGGACCTTCAACAAGATGATGACCGACCCGAACGCCGCCACCGCGAACGGCAGCTTCACGGCCAACTTCAAGAAGGTCACCGCCACCGACCCGAAGACGCTCGTCATCGAGCTCAAGAAGCCGCAGGCGACGATGACGGCGCTCGACGTGCCGATCGTGCCGAAGCACGTCTGGGAGAAGGTCGGCGACTTCTCGAAGTTCAACAACGACCAGCAGTTCCCGATCGTCGGCAACGGCCCCTTCGTCATCACCGACTTCAAGGTCGACCAGTACATCAAGCTCAAGCCGAACAAGACGTTCTGGCGGGGCGCACCCAAGTTCGACGAGCTGGTGTTCAAGTACTACAAGGACGGTGACGCCGCCGTCGCCGCGCTCCAGAAGGGCGAGGTGTCCTTCGTCCCGAATCTGACGCCCGCCCAGGCGGCGGCGCTGAAGACGCAGAAGGACATCAAGGTGAACGACGCGCCCGGCCGGCGCTTCTTCGCCATCGCCACCAACCCGGGCGCCCGCTCCCAGGACGGCAAGACCTTCGGCAACGGCCACAAGGCGCTGCTCGACCCGGCCGTGCGCAAGGCGCTCTTCCTCGCGGTCGACCGGACGACCATCGTCGACAAGGTCTTCCAGGGACACGCCGTCGAGGGCGAGGGGTACATCCCGCCGCGCTTCGGCTCGTACTTCTGGAAGCCGGAGGCCACGCAGAAGCGGGCGTACGACCCGGCCGCGGCTTCGACGGTCCTCGACGCCGCCGGGTACAGGAAGAACGCCGACGGCAAGCGGGTCGGCAAGGACGGCAAGGCGCTGGACTTCCGCATCCTCTGTCACGCCACCGACCCGAACGACAAGGCGATCGGCAAGTACCTCCAGGAGTGGTGGGGCGAGCTCGGCATCGGGCTGAAGGTCGAATGCCTGGACAGCGTCTCCGACCCGTGGGTCAAGGGCGACTACGACCTCGCCTTCGACGGCTGGTCGGTCAACCCCGACCCGGACTACGTCCTGTCGATCCACACCTGCGGCACGCTGCCGGCGACGCCGAAGGACAGCGGCGCCACCGACAACTTCATCTGCGACAAGGAGTTCGACACGCTCTACGCGCAGCAGGCGGTGGAGTACGACGCCGCCAAGCGGGCGGATCTGGTCAAGCGGATGCAGTCCCGGCTGTACGACACGGGGTACATGAACATCATGGCCTACCCGAACGCCCTGGAGGCGTACCGCACGGACCAGATCAAGTCCATCACGACCATGCCGGAGGCCGCCGGCAACCTGTGGGGACAGGACGGCTACTGGAGCTGGTGGTCGGCCGTGCCCACCGCCTCGGCCTCGGCGTCCGGTGACGAGGACGGCGGCTCGTCCACCGGACTGATCATCGGCATCGGCGCGGCCGCGATCGTCATCGTCGGCGTGGGCGTCTGGGCCGCCCGGCGCCGCCGCACCACCGCCGACGACCGCGAGTAG
- a CDS encoding SCO5717 family growth-regulating ATPase, translating into MNGDRDEIHGGWNPPADDQSDADPAEMTGEFTIDYTPPAWYTQNASGGAAAGGATPPPPSGAPVAVPGLPAGSGFEPGWGGAQQPVAPVSPVAPVAPVAPVTPVAPMTPVAPVAPVAPVAPVAPVMGTPELPVAVSPAPLPVPAPAPAPLPIPAPAPETPAAASAGAGEPFGGGDVESGATMRFSPGSLKREMAERSAAAKAARGEAAGGEASGTDGAEAPGAVEVDASAGGTTADVAATVDATSSDDVVTAAPDADGETTDTPSAPAAAETDTDADAAAVADADSGTEHGIVAAPAVNPEATDAPAPGAFPDAAPQPDAAPAPFPGAAQPDFAPAAPGPLPGAVPQAEQAHGAYPPAAPQGGAGLPPLPPSFQPAAPAPAQQWPAPPVPGAQPVPQAAPLPPTAEWSAPVAPAAPAPVPPQAPVAPQAPGAYGYPQPGAVPPQAHQGGGYGFPHPGTPPQAPQGGYGFPQQQPGTPPQPPQGGYGYPQQQPGGVPPQAQAADGYGYPHPGAVPPQEAQPPVDPRTGAAWPSPVMHDQRERSVPGAPLGYNAAVELSSDRLLRNNKQKPKSSRNPSGAAARFKLGGKKEEAERQRKLELIRTPVLSCYRIAVISLKGGVGKTTTTTALGATLATERQDKILAIDANPDAGTLGRRVRRETGATIRDLVQAIPYLNSYMDIRRFTSQAPSGLEILANDVDPAVSTTFNDEDYRRAIDVLGKQYPIILTDSGTGLLYSAMRGVLDLADQLIIISTPSVDGASSASTTLDWLSAHGYADLVQRSITVISGVRETGKMIKVEDIVQHFQTRCRGVVVVPFDEHLSAGAEVDLDMMRPKTREAYFHLSAMVAEDFVRAQQVQGLWTGDGQGGLPPHMAPPMPGQPGQEQYAPGQPAPGQFPPGQPMPGQPMPGQFPPGQPMPGQPAPGQYAPGQPMPGQATPGQPMPGQYAPGQPAPGQPYAPQAPQPGQPYPAQPQQPYAPQAYPQPGQPMPGQPMPGQYAPGQYAPGQPAPGQPYPAQAPQPYPQQPGQPGQPGQAGRTGQAGVPQAWQQQQPPQDPAQPQAGQPLPPQADPQGPPQAPPAPQQ; encoded by the coding sequence GTGAACGGCGATCGCGACGAGATCCACGGGGGTTGGAATCCACCCGCCGACGATCAGTCCGACGCGGATCCCGCCGAGATGACGGGTGAGTTCACCATCGACTACACCCCGCCCGCCTGGTACACGCAGAACGCGTCGGGCGGTGCGGCGGCGGGCGGTGCCACTCCCCCGCCGCCGAGCGGGGCGCCGGTCGCGGTGCCCGGTCTCCCGGCGGGCAGCGGCTTCGAGCCCGGGTGGGGCGGCGCGCAGCAGCCGGTGGCGCCGGTGAGCCCTGTGGCTCCGGTGGCTCCTGTCGCTCCGGTGACTCCGGTGGCTCCGATGACGCCCGTGGCGCCGGTGGCGCCGGTGGCGCCGGTGGCGCCGGTGGCGCCTGTCATGGGTACGCCGGAGCTGCCGGTCGCGGTGTCGCCCGCGCCCCTGCCCGTACCTGCACCCGCGCCCGCGCCTCTGCCGATTCCCGCCCCCGCGCCCGAGACGCCCGCGGCGGCGAGCGCCGGGGCCGGTGAGCCGTTCGGCGGTGGCGACGTGGAGAGCGGCGCGACCATGCGCTTCTCTCCCGGCTCGCTCAAGCGCGAGATGGCCGAGCGCTCGGCCGCGGCGAAGGCCGCGCGGGGCGAGGCCGCCGGCGGGGAAGCTTCCGGTACGGATGGTGCCGAGGCGCCGGGAGCCGTCGAGGTCGACGCCTCCGCCGGTGGGACGACGGCCGACGTGGCCGCGACGGTGGACGCGACGAGCTCGGACGACGTGGTGACGGCCGCGCCCGACGCCGACGGCGAGACGACGGACACCCCGTCGGCCCCCGCGGCGGCCGAGACCGACACCGACGCTGATGCTGCTGCTGTGGCCGACGCGGACAGCGGTACGGAGCACGGCATCGTCGCCGCACCGGCCGTGAACCCCGAGGCCACCGACGCCCCGGCTCCGGGAGCCTTCCCGGACGCCGCGCCCCAGCCCGACGCCGCTCCGGCGCCCTTCCCCGGCGCCGCGCAGCCCGACTTCGCCCCCGCGGCCCCCGGACCGCTCCCGGGTGCCGTGCCCCAGGCCGAGCAGGCTCACGGGGCCTACCCGCCCGCCGCCCCGCAGGGCGGGGCGGGTCTGCCGCCGCTGCCGCCGTCGTTCCAGCCGGCCGCGCCCGCGCCCGCGCAGCAGTGGCCCGCGCCGCCGGTTCCGGGTGCCCAGCCGGTGCCCCAGGCCGCGCCGCTGCCGCCCACCGCCGAGTGGTCCGCCCCGGTGGCGCCCGCCGCCCCCGCTCCCGTACCGCCGCAGGCTCCCGTGGCACCGCAGGCTCCGGGTGCGTACGGATATCCGCAGCCCGGCGCCGTCCCCCCGCAGGCCCATCAGGGCGGCGGCTACGGCTTCCCGCACCCCGGTACTCCTCCGCAGGCGCCGCAGGGTGGCTACGGCTTCCCGCAGCAGCAGCCCGGCACTCCCCCGCAGCCGCCGCAGGGCGGTTACGGCTACCCGCAGCAGCAGCCCGGTGGTGTGCCGCCGCAGGCTCAGGCCGCAGACGGGTACGGCTACCCGCACCCCGGCGCCGTACCGCCGCAGGAGGCGCAGCCGCCCGTCGACCCGCGGACCGGGGCCGCCTGGCCCTCGCCCGTGATGCACGATCAGCGCGAGCGGTCCGTGCCGGGCGCCCCCCTCGGTTACAACGCGGCCGTGGAGCTGTCCTCCGACCGTCTCCTTCGGAACAACAAGCAGAAGCCGAAGTCGAGCCGTAACCCCAGCGGCGCGGCCGCCCGCTTCAAGCTCGGCGGCAAGAAGGAAGAAGCGGAGCGGCAGCGGAAGCTGGAGCTGATCCGTACGCCCGTCCTCTCCTGCTACCGGATCGCGGTCATCTCGCTCAAGGGCGGTGTCGGCAAGACCACGACGACGACCGCGCTCGGCGCGACCCTGGCGACCGAGCGGCAGGACAAGATCCTGGCGATCGACGCCAACCCGGACGCCGGCACCCTCGGCCGCCGCGTGCGGCGCGAGACCGGGGCGACCATCCGCGACCTGGTGCAGGCGATCCCGTACCTGAACTCGTACATGGACATCCGCCGGTTCACCTCGCAGGCGCCGTCCGGTCTGGAGATCCTCGCCAACGACGTGGACCCGGCCGTCTCGACGACGTTCAACGACGAGGACTACCGGCGGGCGATCGACGTCCTCGGCAAGCAGTACCCGATCATCCTCACGGACTCGGGTACGGGTCTGCTGTACAGCGCCATGCGGGGCGTGCTCGACCTCGCCGATCAGCTGATCATCATCTCCACGCCCTCCGTGGACGGCGCGTCCAGCGCGTCGACGACGCTGGACTGGCTCTCCGCGCACGGTTACGCGGACCTGGTGCAGCGCTCGATCACGGTCATCTCGGGTGTCCGCGAGACCGGCAAGATGATCAAGGTCGAGGACATCGTGCAGCACTTCCAGACCCGCTGCCGCGGTGTCGTGGTCGTGCCCTTCGACGAGCACCTGTCGGCCGGCGCCGAGGTGGACCTCGACATGATGCGGCCGAAGACGCGCGAGGCGTACTTCCACCTGTCGGCGATGGTGGCCGAGGACTTCGTCCGCGCGCAGCAGGTGCAGGGGCTGTGGACCGGCGACGGCCAGGGCGGGCTGCCTCCGCACATGGCCCCGCCGATGCCGGGCCAGCCGGGGCAGGAGCAGTACGCGCCGGGGCAGCCCGCGCCCGGACAGTTCCCGCCCGGCCAGCCGATGCCCGGTCAGCCCATGCCCGGACAGTTCCCGCCCGGCCAGCCGATGCCGGGGCAGCCCGCGCCCGGACAGTACGCACCCGGGCAGCCGATGCCGGGTCAGGCCACCCCGGGTCAGCCCATGCCGGGGCAGTACGCGCCCGGGCAGCCCGCGCCGGGTCAGCCGTACGCGCCCCAGGCGCCGCAGCCCGGACAGCCGTACCCGGCGCAGCCGCAGCAGCCGTACGCCCCGCAGGCGTACCCCCAGCCGGGTCAGCCGATGCCGGGTCAGCCGATGCCCGGGCAGTACGCGCCGGGCCAGTACGCGCCGGGGCAGCCGGCACCCGGTCAGCCGTACCCGGCCCAGGCCCCGCAGCCCTATCCGCAGCAGCCCGGCCAGCCGGGACAGCCGGGGCAGGCAGGCCGGACAGGTCAGGCCGGCGTGCCGCAGGCCTGGCAACAGCAGCAGCCGCCGCAGGATCCGGCACAGCCCCAGGCCGGGCAGCCGCTGCCCCCGCAGGCCGACCCCCAGGGGCCTCCGCAGGCTCCGCCAGCCCCTCAGCAGTAA
- a CDS encoding ABC transporter permease has protein sequence MTTASTPADVARAEEARATDGAPRTGSSLGYLRHAAGKLGGALVSLLAVLVTSFFLFRIIPGDPVKAMTHGVPTTAEQLATLRRQFGLDLPLWQQFTDYCAKALSGDLGTSFQFRAPVGELIAEKLPATLLLTGVAVVIYSALGLWLGTRSAWRHGGLGDKLNTGIALTLWSVPSFWLGLLLIIVFSVGMGPIPGLFPTGGMESGTGETGFAYVLDVAHHLVLPVVTLVAVGYAQTLLVMRSSLLDEMGGDYLTTARAKGLRDDVVRRRHAVPNALLPTVTMIFINLGHVAAGSILVETVFSWPGLGGLFYQALSVPDLPLVQGLFVVFAGAMILMNLIADLLYPLLDPRVGR, from the coding sequence GTGACGACGGCAAGCACCCCCGCCGACGTGGCGCGGGCCGAAGAGGCCCGCGCCACGGACGGCGCACCCCGCACCGGTTCCTCCCTCGGCTATCTCCGCCACGCGGCGGGAAAGCTGGGCGGCGCGCTCGTCTCGCTCCTCGCCGTCCTGGTCACCAGCTTCTTCCTCTTCCGGATCATCCCCGGTGACCCGGTGAAGGCGATGACCCACGGCGTGCCCACCACGGCGGAGCAACTCGCGACACTCCGCCGCCAGTTCGGGCTCGACCTGCCGCTCTGGCAGCAGTTCACCGACTACTGCGCCAAGGCGCTGAGCGGCGATCTCGGCACCTCGTTCCAGTTCCGTGCCCCCGTCGGGGAGCTGATCGCGGAGAAGCTGCCCGCGACGCTGCTGCTCACCGGGGTCGCCGTGGTGATCTACTCGGCGCTCGGGCTCTGGCTCGGCACCCGCTCGGCCTGGCGCCACGGCGGTCTCGGCGACAAGCTGAACACCGGGATCGCGCTGACCCTGTGGTCGGTGCCCTCGTTCTGGCTCGGGCTGCTGCTCATCATCGTGTTCTCGGTCGGCATGGGGCCGATCCCGGGGCTCTTCCCGACCGGCGGCATGGAGTCGGGGACCGGCGAGACCGGCTTCGCGTACGTCCTCGACGTCGCCCATCACCTGGTCCTGCCGGTCGTCACGCTCGTGGCCGTCGGCTACGCGCAGACGCTGCTCGTGATGCGCTCCTCGCTCCTCGACGAGATGGGCGGCGACTACCTGACGACGGCACGGGCGAAAGGGCTGCGCGACGACGTCGTGCGGCGCCGGCACGCCGTACCGAACGCGCTGCTCCCGACCGTCACCATGATCTTCATCAATCTGGGTCACGTGGCGGCCGGTTCGATCCTGGTGGAGACGGTGTTCTCCTGGCCCGGCCTGGGCGGCCTCTTCTACCAGGCGCTCAGCGTGCCCGACCTGCCGCTCGTCCAGGGCCTGTTCGTGGTCTTCGCCGGGGCGATGATCCTGATGAACCTGATCGCCGACCTGCTCTATCCGCTGCTCGATCCCCGGGTGGGCCGATGA
- a CDS encoding ABC transporter permease — MTTAKKTEKKTDTPAETATETTAAKAPPSTTTSLVWQRRKASVARFWKQYRTHRAGLYGLAGLALIALLALTAPLTVGADVQSVTQAPGTALESPSAEFPLGTDQFGRSLLGLLIWGARISLLVGLLAAGLSVAIGTLVGIIAGHYGGWFSTVIMRVTDWFLVMPALVLAIVLATVMSRSMWTVVLAIGVTCWPTTARLVRAQTIAVESRPYIERATALGGGHRHVMSKHVLPNVMPLVLAQTTLGISSAILTEATLAFLGLGDPTVVSWGGMLQDAREAGAVSSGHWWYLAPPGIAIALVALAFTLCGRTVETVLNPKLGVGR; from the coding sequence ATGACGACCGCGAAGAAGACCGAGAAGAAGACCGACACGCCTGCCGAGACGGCTACCGAGACAACGGCCGCGAAGGCGCCGCCCTCCACCACGACGTCCCTGGTGTGGCAGCGCCGCAAGGCCTCCGTGGCCCGCTTCTGGAAGCAGTACCGCACCCACCGCGCCGGGCTCTACGGCCTCGCCGGCCTCGCCCTCATCGCACTGCTCGCCCTCACCGCCCCGCTGACCGTCGGCGCGGACGTCCAGTCGGTGACCCAGGCGCCGGGTACGGCGCTGGAGTCGCCGAGCGCCGAATTCCCGCTCGGTACGGACCAGTTCGGGCGCTCGCTGCTCGGGCTGCTGATCTGGGGAGCCCGGATCTCGCTGCTCGTGGGGCTGCTCGCGGCGGGCCTCTCGGTCGCCATCGGCACCCTGGTGGGGATCATCGCCGGGCACTACGGCGGCTGGTTCTCGACGGTCATCATGCGGGTCACCGACTGGTTCCTGGTGATGCCGGCCCTGGTCCTCGCGATCGTGCTCGCCACCGTCATGTCCCGGTCGATGTGGACGGTGGTCCTCGCGATCGGCGTGACCTGCTGGCCGACGACGGCCCGCCTCGTGCGGGCGCAGACGATCGCGGTCGAGTCCCGCCCGTACATCGAGCGGGCGACCGCGCTCGGCGGCGGTCACCGGCACGTCATGAGCAAGCACGTCCTGCCGAACGTGATGCCGCTGGTGCTCGCGCAGACCACGCTCGGCATCTCGTCGGCCATCCTCACCGAGGCGACCCTCGCCTTCCTCGGGCTCGGCGACCCGACGGTGGTCTCCTGGGGCGGAATGCTCCAGGACGCCCGGGAGGCGGGCGCGGTCTCGTCCGGCCACTGGTGGTACCTGGCCCCGCCCGGCATCGCGATCGCGCTGGTCGCGCTCGCGTTCACCCTCTGCGGCCGGACCGTCGAGACCGTTCTCAACCCGAAGCTGGGGGTGGGGCGTTGA
- a CDS encoding bifunctional riboflavin kinase/FAD synthetase encodes MQRWRGLEDIPQDWGRSVVTIGSYDGVHRGHQLIIGRAVERARELGVPSVVVTFDPHPSEVVRPGSHPPLLAPHHRRAELIAGLGVDAVLVLPFTAEFSQLSPADFIVKVLVDKLHARAVIEGPNFRFGHRAAGNVAFLAELGETYDYEVEVIDLYVSGTAGGGQPFSSTLTRRLVAEGDMAGAAEILGRPHRVEGIVVRGAQRGRELGFPTANVETLPHTAIPADGVYAGWLTAAGERMPAAISVGTNPQFDGTERTVEAYAIDREGLDLYGLHVAVDFLAYVRGMLKFDTLDDLLLAMAADVKRSRELTEAYDRENPAV; translated from the coding sequence GTGCAGCGCTGGCGTGGCTTGGAGGACATCCCCCAGGACTGGGGGCGCAGTGTTGTCACCATCGGCTCCTACGACGGGGTGCACCGCGGGCACCAGCTGATCATCGGGCGCGCCGTCGAGCGCGCCCGGGAACTCGGCGTCCCCTCGGTCGTGGTCACCTTCGACCCGCACCCCTCCGAGGTCGTGCGGCCCGGCAGCCACCCGCCGCTGCTCGCCCCGCACCACCGGCGCGCCGAGCTGATCGCGGGCCTCGGCGTCGACGCGGTGCTCGTGCTGCCGTTCACCGCCGAGTTCTCCCAGCTCTCCCCGGCGGACTTCATCGTCAAGGTGCTCGTCGACAAGCTGCACGCCAGGGCCGTCATCGAGGGCCCCAACTTCCGCTTCGGCCACCGGGCCGCCGGGAACGTCGCGTTCCTCGCCGAGCTCGGCGAGACCTACGACTACGAGGTCGAGGTCATCGACCTGTACGTCAGCGGCACCGCCGGCGGCGGTCAGCCGTTCTCCTCCACCCTCACCCGCCGGCTCGTCGCCGAGGGCGACATGGCCGGCGCGGCCGAGATCCTCGGCCGCCCGCACCGCGTCGAGGGCATCGTGGTCCGCGGCGCGCAGCGCGGCCGCGAGCTCGGCTTCCCGACGGCCAACGTGGAGACCCTGCCGCACACGGCGATCCCGGCGGACGGCGTCTACGCCGGCTGGCTGACCGCCGCCGGCGAGCGCATGCCGGCGGCGATCTCCGTCGGCACGAACCCGCAGTTCGACGGCACGGAGCGGACGGTCGAGGCGTACGCGATCGACCGTGAGGGCCTCGACCTGTACGGGCTCCACGTGGCCGTGGACTTCCTGGCGTACGTGCGCGGCATGCTCAAGTTCGACACCCTCGACGACCTGCTGCTCGCGATGGCGGCGGACGTGAAGCGGAGCCGTGAGCTGACGGAGGCGTACGACCGGGAGAACCCCGCCGTCTAG
- a CDS encoding ABC transporter ATP-binding protein produces the protein MSTVASAVRDADAPTAPLLAASGLHVVFPGRRGAPPARAVDGVDLDIGAGEIVALVGESGCGKTTLARSLLGLVRPTSGTVSFDGKPLAYSSGALKAYRKRAQLVLQDPSGSLNPRHTVYDAVAEGLRIHGYAGDEREAVAGALARAGLRPPERFFLRYPHELSGGQRQRVVIAGALVLEPELIVADEPVASLDASVRGEILALLLRLRDELGLSALVVTHDLGLAWNIADRVAVMYLGRVVETGPVESVLTAPQHPYTRALLSVLPESGGAPVVLTGEPPDPSRIPSGCRFHARCQVLASGEAAAVADRCRGESLPVLDGGGARAVACHWVAREATG, from the coding sequence ATGAGTACCGTCGCGAGCGCCGTCCGGGACGCGGACGCCCCCACGGCGCCACTGCTCGCGGCCAGCGGGCTGCACGTCGTCTTCCCGGGGCGGCGGGGCGCCCCGCCCGCCCGCGCGGTGGACGGCGTGGACCTGGACATCGGCGCCGGCGAGATCGTCGCGCTCGTCGGCGAATCGGGGTGCGGCAAGACGACACTGGCCCGCTCGCTCCTGGGCCTGGTGCGGCCCACGTCGGGCACGGTCTCCTTCGACGGGAAGCCGCTCGCGTACTCCTCCGGGGCCCTCAAGGCCTACCGGAAACGGGCCCAGCTGGTCCTCCAGGACCCGAGCGGTTCGCTGAACCCCCGGCACACGGTGTACGACGCGGTGGCGGAGGGGCTGCGGATCCACGGCTACGCGGGGGACGAGCGGGAGGCGGTCGCCGGTGCCCTCGCACGGGCCGGGCTCCGGCCGCCGGAGCGCTTCTTCCTGCGCTACCCGCACGAGCTGTCCGGCGGCCAGCGGCAGCGCGTGGTCATCGCGGGCGCGCTCGTCCTGGAGCCCGAACTGATCGTCGCCGACGAGCCGGTGGCGTCGCTCGACGCCTCCGTACGGGGCGAGATCCTGGCGCTGCTGCTGCGCCTGCGGGACGAACTCGGGCTCTCGGCCCTGGTGGTGACGCACGACCTGGGACTCGCCTGGAACATCGCGGACCGGGTGGCGGTGATGTACCTGGGCCGGGTCGTGGAGACGGGCCCTGTGGAGTCCGTACTGACGGCTCCACAACACCCGTACACGCGCGCACTGTTGTCGGTGCTGCCCGAATCCGGGGGCGCTCCGGTCGTCCTGACCGGCGAGCCGCCGGATCCGTCCCGCATCCCGTCCGGCTGCCGCTTCCACGCCCGTTGCCAGGTCCTCGCCTCGGGCGAGGCCGCCGCGGTCGCGGACCGCTGCCGGGGCGAGAGCCTGCCGGTCCTCGACGGCGGCGGGGCACGGGCGGTGGCGTGCCACTGGGTGGCGCGGGAGGCGACGGGCTGA